A single genomic interval of Rosistilla ulvae harbors:
- a CDS encoding sulfatase: protein MMQLLKSVGRDSLALLVLVLRVFSLDGDVRADDDPRLPNVVVFLVDDLGYMDIGANNPDCFYETPNIDALSGSAMRFTDGYAANPVCSPTRYSLMTGKYPSRVDATNFFSGKRSGTFAPAPLNDNMPLDEVTVAEALKSKGYATFFAGKWHLGESEEYYPQNQGFDINVGGHSKGGPYTGKKYFAPFKNPQMAVESPDGDHLPDRLARDTARFIDAHKAGPFFAYLSFYSVHTPLIGRPDLVAKYKQKAAKINGLEFDDEEQVFGNQPRKVRILQKHAVYAAMVEAMDEAVGKVLAQIEASGVADNTIVIFTSDNGGLSTSEGSPTSNLPLRGGKGWVYEGGIREPWIVRYPGVTRPGSVSHEPVCSIDLFPTVAAAAGVEYQHSVDGVDLMPALRGGSLDRQSLYWHYPHYSNQGGIPAGAIREGNFKLIERYEDGRVQLYDLKSDIGERKDLAAEDPDRVDQMRRRLHAWYQSVDAKFLQQKKNGPKPWAP from the coding sequence ATGATGCAGCTTCTGAAATCTGTTGGTCGCGATTCGCTCGCGCTGTTGGTTCTTGTCTTGAGGGTCTTCTCTCTCGATGGGGACGTTCGAGCTGACGACGATCCTCGACTTCCCAATGTCGTCGTCTTTCTTGTCGATGACTTGGGCTACATGGATATCGGTGCGAACAACCCGGACTGTTTTTATGAAACGCCAAACATCGACGCGCTGTCGGGCTCCGCGATGCGTTTCACCGATGGATACGCAGCCAATCCGGTCTGCTCACCGACACGATACAGCTTGATGACGGGTAAATATCCGTCGCGCGTCGATGCCACCAATTTCTTCTCCGGCAAACGAAGCGGCACCTTTGCACCGGCTCCGTTAAACGACAACATGCCACTGGACGAAGTCACGGTCGCTGAGGCGCTGAAGTCCAAAGGGTATGCAACCTTCTTTGCGGGGAAGTGGCATCTGGGGGAGTCCGAGGAGTATTACCCTCAGAACCAGGGCTTCGACATCAATGTTGGCGGTCACAGTAAAGGGGGCCCCTACACGGGAAAGAAATATTTCGCACCGTTTAAGAATCCGCAGATGGCGGTGGAGAGTCCCGACGGCGACCATCTGCCCGATCGATTGGCTCGCGACACCGCACGTTTTATCGATGCTCACAAAGCGGGGCCCTTTTTCGCTTACCTGTCGTTCTATTCGGTTCACACGCCGCTGATAGGGCGTCCCGATCTGGTTGCCAAATACAAACAGAAGGCGGCGAAAATCAACGGGCTGGAATTTGATGACGAAGAGCAGGTCTTTGGCAACCAGCCGCGTAAGGTGCGGATTTTGCAAAAGCACGCGGTCTATGCCGCGATGGTCGAGGCGATGGACGAAGCGGTTGGCAAGGTGCTTGCACAGATCGAAGCGTCGGGCGTGGCTGACAATACGATCGTGATCTTCACGTCGGACAACGGCGGGCTGTCGACCAGTGAAGGTTCACCGACCAGCAATCTGCCGCTGCGTGGCGGGAAGGGGTGGGTCTACGAGGGAGGGATCCGCGAGCCGTGGATCGTTCGCTATCCCGGCGTGACGCGTCCGGGGTCGGTCAGCCATGAACCGGTCTGTTCGATCGATCTGTTCCCCACCGTCGCGGCGGCCGCAGGCGTGGAGTATCAACACTCGGTCGATGGAGTCGATCTGATGCCAGCCCTGCGAGGCGGTTCGTTGGATCGTCAATCACTCTATTGGCACTATCCTCACTACAGCAACCAAGGAGGCATTCCGGCGGGGGCGATTCGCGAAGGCAATTTCAAATTGATCGAACGCTACGAAGACGGCCGCGTTCAACTGTATGATCTCAAGTCGGACATTGGCGAGCGAAAGGATCTGGCCGCCGAAGATCCCGACCGCGTCGATCAAATGCGCCGTCGGTTGCACGCGTGGTACCAATCGGTCGACGCGAAATTCCTCCAGCAAAAAAAGAACGGCCCCAAACCATGGGCTCCGTGA
- a CDS encoding BPSS1187 family protein yields MFRARIFLWLFALTTIGIGESVGADPKTDDSPKHVRILTIGNSFTNNATRYLDEITEAAGHKLTHKSLTIGGSPLELHAAKALAFEKDRSDRSAFYSKGESLQQALQSEDWDFVTIQQLSVRSHDVETYRPYAAQLADIIHRYAPQAKLLVHQTWAYRSDDPRFRRSRKSNGEPMTQQAMYEGLSDAYRTIAAELSASRIPVGDAFWIADNDPKFGYRAAEDFDAGKLQYPELPAQTHSLHTGYRWNNRDGKRTLGMDGHHANLAGEYLGACVWFEGLFAESAVGNGYVPEKLDPEYAAFLQTVAHKAAQQGGDVVHGIPAEPKMVKDPSPQRYQFRVRASEIDSRTGEYPAIGFVSGTDKKPADLEFASVDTRVAPKGKLAIWLMGHNGGLFERWNEYGIHAIGVSYARGWFGKLAQPQPSDAYARGRIRLEAATGLDFSDELDLLPPDGAAERSRQLLLWLSKENPQGNWQQFLADGGSRLRWDKIIMTGASHGSTTAARFAKHQRVDRVVMLCGPRDQDQDWQSLPSATPANRFFGFTHVLDGGWTGDHYCRSWEMLGMNAFGPIVDVDSTTPPYENSRSLITAADVGGDAGRAHGSVTPGRSSPKNEDGKLKFDPVWRYLYTHPVDEVGVATEEDPGCQRVHVKYD; encoded by the coding sequence ATGTTTCGAGCACGCATATTTCTTTGGCTCTTCGCCCTCACCACGATCGGGATCGGCGAGTCGGTGGGTGCGGATCCGAAGACTGACGATTCGCCCAAGCACGTTCGCATCCTCACGATCGGCAACAGTTTTACTAATAACGCAACGCGTTATCTCGATGAGATCACCGAGGCGGCCGGCCACAAGCTGACTCACAAATCGCTGACGATCGGCGGGTCGCCGCTGGAGCTGCATGCGGCGAAAGCACTTGCGTTTGAGAAGGATCGCAGCGATCGATCGGCTTTCTATTCGAAAGGCGAGAGTTTGCAGCAGGCGTTGCAGAGCGAGGACTGGGATTTCGTCACGATCCAACAACTGAGCGTGCGGAGTCATGACGTCGAGACGTATCGTCCGTACGCGGCCCAGTTGGCTGATATCATCCATCGCTACGCGCCGCAGGCGAAGCTGTTGGTGCATCAAACATGGGCTTACCGAAGTGATGATCCTCGCTTTCGTCGTTCGCGTAAATCCAATGGCGAACCGATGACGCAGCAGGCGATGTACGAAGGGTTGAGCGATGCGTACCGGACGATTGCTGCCGAGCTGTCGGCGAGCCGGATTCCTGTCGGCGATGCGTTTTGGATCGCCGATAACGATCCAAAATTTGGGTATCGCGCGGCGGAGGACTTCGACGCCGGGAAACTGCAGTACCCCGAACTGCCCGCTCAAACGCATTCGCTGCACACCGGATACCGCTGGAACAATCGCGATGGCAAACGGACGCTCGGAATGGATGGCCATCACGCCAACTTGGCGGGTGAATATCTGGGAGCCTGCGTCTGGTTCGAGGGCTTGTTCGCCGAGAGTGCGGTCGGCAACGGCTATGTTCCCGAAAAGCTCGACCCAGAGTACGCCGCGTTTTTGCAAACCGTCGCTCACAAGGCGGCTCAGCAAGGTGGCGATGTCGTGCATGGCATCCCTGCAGAACCAAAGATGGTGAAAGATCCTTCGCCGCAGCGGTATCAGTTTCGTGTCCGCGCCAGCGAGATCGATTCGCGAACCGGTGAATATCCGGCGATCGGTTTTGTTTCGGGCACCGATAAGAAGCCTGCCGATCTGGAGTTCGCGTCGGTCGACACGCGCGTCGCTCCCAAGGGTAAGTTGGCGATCTGGTTGATGGGGCACAACGGCGGACTGTTCGAGCGTTGGAACGAATATGGAATCCATGCGATCGGAGTCAGTTACGCACGGGGATGGTTCGGCAAACTCGCTCAGCCCCAACCTTCGGATGCGTATGCCCGCGGACGGATTCGGTTGGAAGCAGCCACCGGATTGGATTTCAGCGATGAATTGGATCTGTTGCCTCCCGATGGAGCGGCGGAGCGATCGCGTCAATTGTTGTTGTGGTTGTCCAAGGAGAATCCGCAGGGGAACTGGCAGCAGTTTCTGGCCGACGGTGGATCGCGATTGCGTTGGGACAAGATCATCATGACCGGCGCGTCGCACGGCAGCACCACCGCCGCTCGGTTCGCCAAACATCAACGCGTCGATCGGGTTGTGATGTTGTGCGGGCCGCGAGACCAGGATCAGGATTGGCAGAGCTTGCCCTCGGCCACTCCCGCAAACCGATTCTTCGGGTTCACTCACGTCCTGGATGGCGGTTGGACCGGCGACCATTATTGTCGCTCTTGGGAAATGTTAGGAATGAATGCGTTTGGCCCGATCGTCGACGTCGATTCCACCACGCCTCCCTACGAGAACTCGCGCAGCTTGATCACCGCAGCGGATGTGGGAGGGGACGCTGGCCGCGCCCATGGCTCGGTCACCCCCGGTCGCTCTTCGCCCAAAAACGAAGACGGCAAATTGAAGTTCGATCCCGTCTGGCGTTATTTGTACACGCACCCCGTCGATGAAGTCGGCGTGGCGACCGAAGAAGATCCCGGTTGCCAACGCGTTCACGTGAAGTACGACTGA
- a CDS encoding M14-type cytosolic carboxypeptidase, whose translation MNPRQLLVPLAFLSLAIAGEQLFANDPLSVAADFEGGSVAEVEIDPAAGSIRFMPGGDPARGWPCWWYFRIDGIQPGQAITLQLRGSTATVGKQPPLGASWAMPKRATYSTDGKTWRQTDPGQRDGHIMTYKLTPDASSVLVAWGPPYTPKTAEKLATRLSEASPHVEAMQLCRSREDREVPMLHFREGTRAAEQRFGVWIQARQHAWESGSSWVAEGFADWLAGDDPQAAWLRQHADVYLVPIMDIDNTATGNGGKNAIPRDHNRDWSAKPHWNEILAAQQKVGELIDQNRMDLFIDLHNPGPGDPTFFFVPPRELLKPQAVEAAEQFMELAYQRISRIEPSIPMNNKPRVTGSNYHPLWRQISKNWVSLNGNPHTVSVCLETAWNSPASTQAGYKAVGENLAIATQQFLAKQPEKP comes from the coding sequence ATGAACCCGCGACAACTTCTTGTCCCGCTTGCCTTCCTGTCGCTCGCTATCGCCGGCGAGCAACTCTTCGCCAACGACCCGCTGTCGGTCGCTGCTGATTTCGAAGGGGGATCGGTTGCGGAGGTCGAAATCGATCCGGCGGCTGGCAGCATTCGATTTATGCCCGGCGGAGATCCCGCTCGCGGCTGGCCTTGCTGGTGGTACTTTCGCATCGATGGTATCCAACCCGGACAAGCGATCACGCTCCAACTGCGTGGCTCGACAGCAACCGTCGGCAAACAGCCACCGCTGGGGGCGTCCTGGGCAATGCCGAAGCGAGCGACCTATTCGACCGACGGCAAAACATGGCGACAAACCGATCCGGGGCAGCGCGACGGTCATATCATGACCTACAAACTCACTCCCGATGCATCGTCGGTGCTCGTCGCCTGGGGACCGCCTTACACACCCAAGACCGCCGAAAAACTTGCGACTCGATTGAGCGAAGCATCTCCGCACGTCGAAGCGATGCAGTTGTGCCGATCGCGCGAAGATCGCGAGGTTCCGATGCTCCACTTCCGCGAGGGAACGCGTGCGGCGGAGCAGCGTTTTGGCGTCTGGATCCAAGCCCGGCAGCATGCTTGGGAGAGTGGTTCCAGCTGGGTCGCCGAGGGTTTCGCTGATTGGTTGGCCGGCGACGATCCCCAAGCGGCTTGGTTGCGACAACACGCCGACGTCTATCTGGTTCCGATCATGGACATCGACAACACAGCGACCGGCAACGGCGGTAAAAACGCGATCCCGCGCGACCACAATCGCGACTGGTCGGCCAAGCCTCATTGGAACGAAATCCTCGCGGCTCAGCAAAAAGTGGGCGAGCTGATCGACCAAAACCGGATGGATCTGTTCATCGATCTCCACAACCCAGGCCCCGGAGATCCCACCTTCTTCTTCGTCCCGCCGCGGGAATTGTTGAAGCCTCAGGCGGTGGAAGCAGCCGAGCAATTCATGGAACTTGCCTACCAGCGGATCAGTCGCATCGAGCCTTCGATTCCGATGAACAACAAGCCGAGGGTGACGGGATCGAATTATCATCCGCTGTGGCGACAGATCAGCAAGAACTGGGTCAGCCTGAACGGCAATCCTCACACGGTCAGCGTCTGCCTGGAAACGGCCTGGAATTCTCCCGCCAGCACACAGGCGGGCTACAAAGCTGTCGGCGAAAACCTCGCCATCGCCACGCAACAGTTCCTGGCCAAACAACCCGAAAAACCGTAG
- a CDS encoding MFS transporter, with product MNNIAVPQWIVRNDSGNLLTASLWAVRGLFFLNGFLYATWATRIPAIQSQFQLSHAALGVALMMVALGAVVAMPTAGWLCSRWGSRRVVAISLLLYIAGLPLVALMPSLTALFIALLLFGVGHGMLDVSMNVQAVEVERRWQRPINSSIHALWSVGGLSGAIAGSVIGLWGLAAGLHFALVSALLSLAIVPIVTRLLIESPTAASDARDELTQVPSQPRGRNWALILLGAIAFCIMAGEGAMADWSAVLLNQVLGVSEGLAATGYATFAIAMAAGRFVGDRLSMRLGPMNQVRISGLVALAGLLIVVTSSHLALALLGFALIGGGFATIVPAVFSACGRLDNIPAGVALATVSTIGYFGFLLGPPLIGFVAELFSLRIALGCLSVTTLASVLLATTLAPRTPATHDTSQHDPCAA from the coding sequence ATGAACAATATCGCCGTACCTCAATGGATTGTGCGTAACGACTCGGGAAATCTGCTAACGGCCTCTCTCTGGGCAGTGCGTGGATTGTTTTTCCTGAACGGTTTTTTGTATGCGACCTGGGCGACGCGAATTCCCGCCATCCAGTCTCAGTTCCAACTATCGCACGCTGCTTTAGGCGTTGCGTTGATGATGGTGGCGTTGGGAGCTGTCGTTGCGATGCCCACCGCCGGTTGGCTCTGTTCGCGTTGGGGCAGTCGTCGCGTTGTCGCGATCAGCTTGCTGCTCTACATCGCGGGGCTGCCGTTGGTGGCGCTGATGCCCAGCTTGACCGCGCTCTTTATCGCGTTGCTGTTGTTTGGCGTCGGGCACGGAATGCTGGACGTGTCGATGAATGTCCAAGCGGTGGAGGTGGAGCGGCGGTGGCAGAGGCCGATCAATTCATCGATCCATGCGCTCTGGAGTGTCGGCGGATTGTCCGGCGCGATCGCGGGTAGCGTGATCGGACTCTGGGGCCTCGCGGCTGGCCTGCACTTCGCTCTGGTTTCGGCGCTCCTTTCGCTTGCGATCGTACCGATCGTTACTCGCCTGTTGATCGAATCGCCAACCGCCGCATCGGACGCGCGGGACGAGTTAACCCAAGTGCCGTCCCAGCCGCGCGGCAGAAACTGGGCGTTGATCCTCTTGGGAGCGATCGCGTTTTGCATCATGGCGGGTGAAGGAGCGATGGCCGATTGGAGCGCAGTGCTATTGAACCAAGTGCTGGGAGTCAGCGAAGGGCTTGCCGCAACGGGCTACGCCACCTTTGCGATCGCGATGGCGGCGGGACGGTTTGTCGGCGATCGCTTGTCGATGAGGCTGGGGCCGATGAATCAGGTTCGGATCAGCGGGCTCGTCGCGTTGGCAGGGTTGTTGATCGTCGTCACCTCATCCCATCTCGCGTTGGCATTGTTGGGGTTTGCGTTGATCGGTGGCGGCTTTGCAACGATCGTCCCCGCTGTCTTCAGCGCCTGCGGCCGGTTGGACAACATCCCGGCGGGAGTGGCCTTGGCGACGGTATCGACGATCGGCTACTTCGGCTTCCTGTTGGGACCTCCGTTGATCGGATTCGTCGCTGAACTGTTCAGCCTCCGGATCGCGTTGGGATGCCTGTCGGTGACGACCCTGGCATCGGTCCTGCTCGCGACAACCCTAGCCCCACGCACCCCCGCAACGCACGACACCAGCCAACACGATCCCTGCGCCGCATGA
- a CDS encoding HAD-IB family phosphatase: MSIAVTQSDRFHLDSDTRSELPEPAKGGRAKHYLLASDFDQTLSFNDSGEVLSEMLGLPDFERKVKGLASSHLVQQGGELTYLLLHDPDYRQVRREHLVEAGRRIRLKKNLGPLMDLLDRGIDGHRFTFYVVSASPEEVVRSALEGIVPADRIFGTRLNFDPDSGEISSVAQLTAGYGKVTALDELQAQLGVSWDRIVYVGDGSSDVHVMLHVNRCDGYTIAVSENQHLAPIARRTVLSDNAFSVLIPILEDVMGWTDRSKIRELFEASGLDVHGWEKSQVDRLTILPTDADTRDASSAAAAS, translated from the coding sequence ATGAGTATCGCGGTAACCCAATCCGATCGTTTCCATTTGGATAGCGACACGCGCAGCGAGCTGCCCGAACCGGCAAAGGGAGGACGAGCCAAGCACTATCTGTTGGCCAGCGATTTTGATCAGACACTTAGCTTCAACGATTCGGGGGAAGTTTTGAGCGAGATGCTGGGGCTGCCGGACTTTGAACGCAAAGTCAAAGGACTGGCCAGTTCCCATCTGGTTCAACAGGGGGGCGAACTGACCTATCTGCTGCTGCACGATCCCGATTACCGCCAGGTCCGCCGCGAACACCTGGTCGAAGCGGGACGGCGGATTCGGCTGAAAAAGAACCTGGGGCCGTTGATGGATCTGCTCGATCGAGGCATCGACGGCCATCGGTTTACGTTTTATGTAGTCTCCGCATCGCCGGAAGAGGTCGTGCGGTCGGCGCTCGAAGGAATCGTGCCGGCCGATCGGATCTTCGGTACCCGGTTGAACTTCGATCCCGATTCGGGCGAGATCAGCTCGGTCGCTCAACTGACCGCCGGCTACGGAAAAGTGACGGCGCTCGACGAACTGCAAGCGCAGCTTGGCGTCAGCTGGGACCGGATCGTCTACGTCGGCGACGGCAGCTCCGACGTGCATGTGATGCTGCACGTCAACCGCTGCGACGGATATACGATCGCGGTCTCCGAAAACCAACACCTCGCCCCGATCGCCCGCCGGACGGTGCTCAGCGACAACGCGTTCAGCGTCCTGATCCCGATCCTCGAAGATGTGATGGGCTGGACCGATCGGTCGAAGATTCGCGAGCTGTTCGAAGCGAGCGGGTTGGATGTACACGGCTGGGAAAAGTCGCAAGTCGATCGGCTGACGATTCTGCCGACCGATGCCGACACCCGAGATGCGTCGTCCGCGGCTGCCGCTTCGTGA
- a CDS encoding GntR family transcriptional regulator has product MADTKYRQIADELLADITAGRFQPTGRLPSETQLVRRFDVSRPTAARALRELQNQGLIERRAGSGTFVRQQAAVVEEGQRVIGLLAPEIGSTEILEVICGDIARLARLHDCALLWGREGVHPNVNEAFADPTNAQSVTVGADPIEASRQLCDAFIQRGVPGVFFVPLEHHPDSQNLNFRITDRLRQAGIAVVLVDRDIHPFPQRSEFDLVGIDNFAAGFTAASHLLKLGCNGLLFLAPPQTAPTIAQRIAGAREAVISQEPSARPLQVARFEPDDVDEIEKLIARFRLVADASAADARDPLDAIICSNDRVAATLMQTLAKLGIEVPRDIRLIGFDDVKYAQLLTVPLTTIRQPCRDIAMVAFRSMLDCIEKVVVPPRQYLLASQLIVRESCGAYMKPQPM; this is encoded by the coding sequence GTGGCCGATACAAAGTACCGTCAAATCGCCGATGAACTGCTCGCCGACATTACAGCTGGTCGGTTCCAACCCACCGGTAGGTTGCCAAGTGAAACGCAGCTTGTCAGGCGTTTCGACGTCTCGCGTCCGACCGCCGCTCGGGCTCTTCGCGAGCTGCAGAACCAGGGGCTGATCGAACGGCGAGCCGGTTCGGGAACGTTTGTCCGTCAGCAGGCGGCGGTGGTCGAAGAGGGGCAGCGAGTGATCGGGCTGCTGGCGCCGGAGATCGGTTCGACCGAGATCTTGGAAGTCATCTGCGGCGACATCGCGCGACTCGCCCGGCTGCATGACTGTGCCTTGCTGTGGGGCAGGGAAGGAGTGCACCCCAACGTTAACGAAGCCTTTGCCGATCCGACCAACGCCCAATCGGTGACCGTTGGCGCCGATCCGATCGAAGCTTCGCGACAGCTGTGCGACGCGTTCATTCAGCGGGGTGTTCCGGGAGTCTTTTTTGTTCCGCTGGAGCACCATCCCGACAGCCAAAACCTAAATTTCCGAATCACCGATCGGTTGCGGCAGGCGGGGATCGCTGTCGTCTTGGTCGACCGCGACATCCATCCCTTCCCGCAGCGCAGCGAATTCGATCTGGTCGGGATCGATAATTTTGCCGCTGGTTTTACCGCGGCATCACATCTATTGAAGCTCGGCTGCAACGGGCTGCTGTTTTTGGCGCCGCCGCAAACGGCGCCGACCATCGCTCAACGAATCGCCGGAGCGCGGGAGGCGGTGATCTCCCAAGAGCCGTCCGCCCGCCCGCTGCAGGTTGCCCGGTTCGAACCGGACGACGTCGATGAGATCGAAAAACTGATCGCCCGGTTCCGTTTGGTGGCCGATGCGTCGGCCGCTGACGCTCGCGATCCACTGGACGCCATCATCTGTTCCAACGACCGCGTTGCTGCCACGTTGATGCAAACGCTGGCGAAGCTGGGGATCGAAGTGCCCCGGGACATCCGGCTGATTGGATTCGACGACGTGAAGTATGCGCAACTGCTGACCGTCCCGCTGACAACCATCCGGCAACCTTGCCGCGACATCGCGATGGTCGCCTTCCGATCGATGCTCGACTGCATCGAGAAGGTGGTGGTGCCGCCGCGTCAGTACCTGTTGGCAAGCCAATTGATCGTCCGCGAATCGTGCGGAGCTTACATGAAACCGCAGCCAATGTGA
- a CDS encoding serine/threonine-protein kinase, whose product MKTTDSSATDEGSAAMPELEQTLAHDGASPSAGGDADTAKGTKQSRDLAFAVALLKMGHANVRTLAGAAKSWTTHGNLSLADHLFEQKTISADQRTAVQRRSQQMLTSIAKLDRDARSGGANGNKDPMTSSDRERHWLAQLDPNGKVAKLLGIADTSVLSQGEVQDRQVGSRYTLLRKLGQGGLGIVWLARDQNLQRYVAVKEISREVAPGDVALDHFRREAEITGRLEHPGIVPVYQYGEDEATGKSFYVMRFLGKRTMQDAIAEYHERREAGNDDPMMLHRLLSALINVCNSVGHAHSRKVIHRDLKPENVALDEFGQVTLLDWGLAMINDASGMYEVNGRTEPGDLHSVGSTQVGRVLGTPLYMAPEQASGRLDEVDELTDVFALGGMLYAILTGVAPHQSAIEDAETGSSRSDIMSQIVAGEVVPPIKLVPSVPPELNAICVKALSSKRYLRYESAKALEVEIERFIAGTPVQAYKPPTKQRLKRWMADHPTATQSLLLATSLLLIGGAAIAYTARQGRSALQQARYASAQEFTRELEVNLNFETEGMVRNLHFVSELPLMEAVVASHQGGTAIAPQSDGSMAEVGPVELLNRQAHLFGGLLKANPAYLVAYSCIEEEGGGIRELIRSERSGVGRRVFRVPERDLLAREASERDEEGTQVIHSLRPDDVVLITNDQISENVPVNNRSPLVVSGVQATFDSNGLLFGLNIIELDLRSRLEELFTAVAPERVTIYVTDVAGSIVLQFHNGRVQAVDNASITDEFTQLKTFFAEGATASEFGDGTKVFARRVQLGGSPKAQLGIIAYIQHD is encoded by the coding sequence ATGAAAACAACCGACAGCAGTGCGACCGACGAGGGTTCGGCGGCGATGCCAGAACTGGAGCAAACCTTGGCGCACGATGGAGCAAGTCCGTCGGCGGGGGGCGACGCGGACACTGCGAAGGGGACCAAACAGAGTCGCGATCTGGCGTTTGCTGTTGCGCTGCTGAAGATGGGGCACGCCAACGTGCGAACTCTTGCCGGAGCGGCGAAGAGCTGGACGACGCACGGCAATCTGTCGTTGGCCGATCATTTATTCGAGCAGAAGACGATCTCGGCCGACCAGCGAACGGCGGTCCAACGCCGCTCTCAACAGATGCTGACGTCGATCGCCAAGCTGGATCGCGATGCTCGCAGCGGCGGTGCCAACGGAAACAAAGACCCGATGACCAGTTCGGATCGCGAGCGGCACTGGCTGGCTCAACTGGATCCCAACGGCAAGGTCGCCAAATTGCTGGGGATCGCCGATACGTCGGTCCTGTCGCAGGGCGAGGTCCAAGATCGGCAGGTCGGTTCGCGCTACACGTTGCTGCGTAAGTTGGGGCAGGGCGGTCTGGGAATCGTCTGGTTGGCTCGCGACCAAAACCTGCAACGTTATGTAGCCGTGAAAGAGATCTCCCGCGAAGTGGCTCCGGGCGATGTCGCTTTGGACCACTTCCGCCGCGAAGCCGAGATCACCGGCCGGCTGGAACATCCCGGGATCGTTCCGGTCTATCAATACGGCGAGGATGAAGCGACGGGCAAGTCGTTTTACGTGATGCGGTTTCTTGGCAAGCGGACGATGCAGGATGCGATCGCCGAATACCACGAACGACGCGAAGCGGGAAACGACGACCCGATGATGCTGCACCGATTGCTGTCGGCGTTGATCAACGTCTGCAATTCGGTCGGGCACGCGCATTCGCGAAAGGTGATCCATCGCGATCTGAAACCGGAAAACGTCGCGCTCGATGAGTTCGGCCAAGTGACCCTGTTGGACTGGGGCTTGGCGATGATCAACGACGCGTCGGGGATGTACGAAGTCAACGGCCGGACCGAACCGGGCGATTTGCACAGCGTCGGTTCGACGCAGGTCGGCCGCGTGCTGGGGACGCCGCTCTACATGGCTCCCGAACAGGCGTCGGGGCGGCTCGATGAAGTCGACGAATTGACCGACGTGTTCGCGCTCGGCGGGATGCTGTACGCGATCCTGACCGGCGTCGCACCGCATCAATCGGCGATCGAAGACGCGGAGACGGGGAGCAGTCGGTCGGACATCATGTCGCAGATCGTTGCTGGCGAAGTCGTCCCGCCGATCAAATTGGTGCCGTCGGTGCCGCCGGAATTGAACGCGATCTGCGTCAAAGCCCTCTCGAGCAAGCGGTATCTGCGGTACGAATCGGCCAAGGCGCTGGAGGTCGAGATCGAGCGATTTATCGCGGGGACACCGGTGCAGGCCTACAAGCCTCCCACCAAACAACGCCTCAAACGCTGGATGGCCGATCATCCGACGGCAACGCAGTCGCTGTTGTTGGCCACTTCGCTGCTGTTGATCGGTGGCGCGGCGATCGCTTACACCGCGCGTCAAGGCAGGTCGGCGCTGCAGCAGGCGCGTTATGCGTCGGCTCAAGAGTTCACACGCGAACTCGAAGTGAATTTGAACTTCGAGACCGAGGGGATGGTCCGCAACCTGCACTTCGTTTCCGAGCTGCCGCTGATGGAAGCTGTCGTTGCATCGCATCAAGGTGGCACCGCAATCGCTCCGCAGTCGGACGGATCGATGGCCGAAGTCGGGCCAGTCGAATTGCTGAACCGCCAGGCGCATCTGTTCGGCGGTTTGCTAAAGGCGAACCCCGCCTACTTGGTCGCGTATTCATGCATCGAAGAGGAAGGAGGGGGGATCCGCGAACTGATTCGATCCGAACGTAGCGGAGTCGGGCGACGCGTCTTTCGTGTGCCCGAGCGAGATCTTTTAGCACGCGAGGCGAGCGAGCGCGACGAGGAGGGAACCCAAGTGATCCATTCGCTGCGTCCCGACGACGTGGTGCTGATCACCAACGACCAAATAAGCGAGAACGTGCCGGTCAACAACCGATCGCCGTTGGTCGTCAGTGGCGTCCAGGCGACCTTCGACAGCAACGGCCTCCTGTTTGGCTTGAACATTATCGAACTCGATCTCCGCAGTCGCTTGGAGGAACTGTTCACCGCCGTCGCTCCCGAACGGGTGACGATCTACGTGACCGATGTCGCTGGCAGTATCGTGTTGCAGTTCCACAATGGACGCGTCCAAGCTGTCGATAACGCTTCGATTACCGACGAGTTTACTCAGCTGAAAACCTTCTTCGCCGAAGGTGCAACGGCCAGCGAATTTGGCGACGGCACCAAGGTCTTCGCCCGCCGAGTTCAGCTGGGCGGATCGCCGAAAGCTCAGCTGGGAATCATCGCCTACATCCAACACGACTAG